agcttccaaccttggaactaagtgtcccaattcaccccaaaacctccccgaaaccAATCCAATCGCCCCGaaaagtcatataacaacaaatGAACATATAAAAAGtgataaataggggaacaaggctacaatacacaaaacgatcggctaggtcgttacattattacatgttatcatttccattgttgagctattcttatgCATTTAGTCATAGTTTTtatttcatgctatctcttttattgttgagctTATGTTATGCGTTTGAAATTGAaattgccatttcatggaaataccttcatttttGAGATTATTGAAGTTGTGGCTATTGAGGTCTATTAACATATTTTGTGGTTGAAGTTGTTGGTTATTGGATATCTTTCTTTGTTGAGCTATTTCCCattcattttattgttattgaaattcttgtacacattgtgattgagccgtgggTTATGTATTGTGgtgacattggtattgttgattttggaaatattatggcatatgggcacgtgtggtgcgagtcGATTCTTGTTTTGTGATATTGATAAGCATGCGACGGTATAAGGGTGGTGTATTGATACGCaggtggtgagataaggtgagaTTTATGCACGTGTTGCTGtcaagggaattacttgaagccacgcggcgagataagggggctaaaacgcGTGAAGCTATTTCGAGAAacgtatttttaaaaatatatgcaaggctcacgcgacgatataaggaagattgtgatagTGACttatgaaatgtgaatatgaggtgtggtacctcagtGCAATTCTTTTCATACATTCTATATTGGAAAGACTTGTTAATTTGAACGGTTATTGTTTTGCTTCCTTACTTCATTCCATTCGTGTTTTGATTGTAATTGGTTACTTGTTGTCTTTATCATATGTACACTCTTTGTTGTCATTTGTTgcttttatttttgttgttagCCTTGTATTATAAATCgctttgttgtcatttattgcCTTTACTTCCCCGTTGTTAGATTACATTAATATTGTGCAcaagtttctatgtctagtaggtatcttgacctgaactcgttactactctaccgaggttaggcttgataacttactgggtaccgttgtggtgtactcatactatgcttctgcatatttttatacagatccaggtatttctgcCCATGCCGGATGCCAGTGAGTTGATTCAGacgctttggagacttcaaggtatacctgcttgacgctcgcaggcctcggagtcaccttctattgATCTTACACTACTGTTTTTCCTTGTTTCCGAATAATATTGTATTAGAGATTCTTAGTGTAATTcgatagagcttatgactctataCCACCACTTTTGGAAAAATATATGACTATTGTTCCATTTGGGTTTTATTATGAGATTTATCAGTTTAGTTTAATATCTCAGTCGTTATTTCTATTAAAATTCTCAatgtgtgttaggcttacctagtcttagagactaggtgccttcACGACTACCTAAGGTGGGATTTCAAGGGTTGTGACAGATTCTTTGGTAAATTTTAACTTGACAAGTTTTCTCCGGTATAAGAGTTTAGTATGACAAGTCTTATGTTCATTCCCATTATATATATAAGGCAGATATGTTGTTTTGAAATATATTATACTCATATGATTGTTGATTTGTGCTAACCAAAAAGAGATTTAGGTCATTCGTACTTAGCAACTTTGGCTATCACCCTATGGAGATTTTATCATTCTGCCTAGCTAATTTCAGTTTTTCTTTGAAATTGCTCACGGTATACGCCGTTGTGCTCTATTCATTAAGTAGAGCTCATTTTTCGTGTGAGTAGTACCACCAAGTCCTCCATCAAGGAAAAAAGTGGTCCAGTCTTCATTGAATTGAGCATGATATGCAATACCATTCTACAAGACAAGGCAACTAAATACCAAATACTTTGAACAACTATAAATTTCAATGGAATGCAGATAATCAAGGAGCAAGTTGAAAAAGATGCAGTAAATGAGCTCTAGATTGGTTGTTTCTTTAAGGCTTTTAGCACATACTGTAAAAAAAAAAGAGCCATAATATACTATGTTGTATATACTATAAAATGCTCTTACGATTATGGTAATCTATTTTGATTTCAATACATgtttaccatcaccatctcaatTAAAATTAAATACCTAATATGTTTGAGCCAATGTAGATCACATGCGTCCTCCCTCTAGTAGTTAGGATAAATTCAATCAACTTTTAAAATCAAAGTTACCGGCCATCTTCTAGGGTAACTGTTAACTCATTGTAGGAGTTGATGTATGACTCACTTGAGGGCAAAGTTGTTGTGCTATAAGCACGTGTTCTTACCGTAAAAGCAGGTTTATTAGGTTTTAGAATGGAAATGCTTTCACTACCAAGCATTATAATTACGTCTGACATGCTTGGACGAATATTGGCATCTTCTTGTACACACAAGAGCGCAATATTAATGCATTTTAATGCATCTTCTTCATTGCATGATTCAAGTAAGGAATCGTCAACTAAGCTCATAgcatttccttcattccacaatcTCCATGCCTGAAATATAACTTCAGAGTTAGGATAAGAGATTATACAGTCACCAAAATAAATatctataaaaaagaaaaaaagaaaaaaacaggaCTAGAGTTTAGGATATTTTCACTCACATAACCTAGGAGGTTTAACGCTTCTTCCCGCTGATAAAATCCTGTATTTCTCTTGCCACAGATGATCTCAAGCATAATTACACCAAAACTAAAAACATCTGACTTGATTGAGAACAATCCATCTAATGCATATTCTGGAGACATGTAACCACTGTACAATGCAAAAGtgattaatatatatataatgcaaaATTTGAGAAGTGACGACTTGAATCAAGTACTAAAACAAGAATTGCATCTAGAAATTGAGCTTACTATGTTCCAACAACTTTATTTGTATTTGCTTCCGTAATATTCCCTTGGACAATCCTTGctaagccaaaatctgaaatctTGGGGTTCATCTCTTTATCAAGTAATATGTTACTTGTTTTTAAATCTCTATGAATGACTCTCAACCTTGAATCGTGGTGCAAATAAAGAAGTCCTCGAGCAATACCCGAGATGATATCAAATCGCTTCTTCCAATCTATTAACGCATGATTTCTTTCATCTTGTGTGGTTATCATACAACAAAATTGTAAAAATCAATAACAAAAAAATAGTAGTTTATCTTACATTTAGAAATATTGAAAATTAATCTTATGCGAAGAGTACTAACCAAATATGAATGTGTCTAAGCTTTTATTTGGCATATATTCATAGAGCAAGATCTTTTCATTTCCTTGGACGCAGTAACCCATAAGTCTAACGAGATTTCGATGTTGTAGTCTTGCAATTAATATTACTTCATTCTTGAATTCATTAATACCTTGACTAGACTGGGCTGATAACCTTTTGATTGCAATTTCTCGTCCTCCCTGAAATTTTCCCTGAACATATTTTCAGTAAATTATGTTACTTTATTAAATATACATAGCTCGTAAATACAAGGTTTAACTAAGAAAAAATGATACTTTGCGGGAACCTTATAAACAAGGCCAAAACCACCGCGTCCTAACTTATTTTCTTCTGAGAAATTATCTGTTGCCGCTAGAATGCTTTCCAAACTAAAAAATGGAACTTCGATGCCTTTCTCATCCTCTTCATCTATTAAGTCATTTTCTCCCTTTTCAGTGTTCAACCAGCTGCGTAGATGTGGATTTCCTTGATAAAAAGAATAAAGGTAACATATATAATTTTATAAGGGCTAGTAAAATGAAGTTATAATTCATCAAGAAGAGAATTTGCATGCATTTACCTCTACTTCTTGCTCTCCTTGTTTTATAGAATAGGCAGATAAGGCTGCATAGGAAAATAGTAGTGGCAATTGTAGTAGGAATAGCAACTTTTAGCCTTCTTGATTTATGTGTTTTGTATGCAATTGCTGTAGCAATAACAGAAATATGATCGCTTTAAATAAATACTAACTAAATAAGTAACATATAGAATAACCAAATAGTACTCTATCTATTCCACTCAATTGTGTGGTAATGAATGAACGGAAATGGGATGTAAAATAAGGGAAGACTTGACACTTACCAAAGTACCCATAGAATTTGTGATGTAAAATATATTATTACATTTCGATGACAATATGAGCATGTCATTGATgataaatttgggattttaaTGTTAATAGTTTTTTCAAATATAGAAAAAATGACTTTGGAAAGATTGTCATATAGAATAAAATAAGTAAATCTCAAGAGGATGAATATATAATCTGTGAATACCTTTGGGAGCTGAAAATTCAGAAGCAGCTAGTTTTACATAAATTGTAATTCCACTTGCATCATTTTCGGAGAGTTGTTGCAAGTTGAAGAGGTCTCCATCCCAAGTCAGACATTTGTTGTCCTCAAAAGCATAAGCAGTACAAGAGCAATTATTCAAACAAGTGGATTCACATTCTGGTGCACTACCAACGGTTAAAATATTATTATCAATTGGTATTCTCATATGAGAATGCAT
The DNA window shown above is from Nicotiana tomentosiformis chromosome 8, ASM39032v3, whole genome shotgun sequence and carries:
- the LOC104105854 gene encoding G-type lectin S-receptor-like serine/threonine-protein kinase At4g27290 yields the protein MESKNKYFLLFLKLVLFSCFSFEAKTNTTNQKLSLGDTLDAEKSITIGVTMVSSGGIFEMGFFTLDNLSNYYIGIWYKQITPQTIVWVANRETPLSFLDMESAELKIMQDNLVLLNGNELSIWTTNINSSTKKPVVAILRDDGNLILNHGSNSLWQSFDHPSHTFLPGSKIGYNRKTKTQQALTSWTNSEDPRPGLFSLEMESNGESIVRWNKTVEYWSSGPWNGHSWGTVPLKSNPMYNFTFINNTNEVYFSYYIFNPSVMSRFIIDVTGEIKQLTWLNSTKQWNMFFAQPVQSCDVYGYCGAYGACNDSSSIPLCDCLPGFTPRSKKDWDLNSFSFGCERKTSLNCGNASASILEEDKYWMHSHMRIPIDNNILTVGSAPECESTCLNNCSCTAYAFEDNKCLTWDGDLFNLQQLSENDASGITIYVKLAASEFSAPKAIAYKTHKSRRLKVAIPTTIATTIFLCSLICLFYKTRRARSRGNPHLRSWLNTEKGENDLIDEEDEKGIEVPFFSLESILAATDNFSEENKLGRGGFGLVYKGKFQGGREIAIKRLSAQSSQGINEFKNEVILIARLQHRNLVRLMGYCVQGNEKILLYEYMPNKSLDTFIFDERNHALIDWKKRFDIISGIARGLLYLHHDSRLRVIHRDLKTSNILLDKEMNPKISDFGLARIVQGNITEANTNKVVGTYGYMSPEYALDGLFSIKSDVFSFGVIMLEIICGKRNTGFYQREEALNLLGYAWRLWNEGNAMSLVDDSLLESCNEEDALKCINIALLCVQEDANIRPSMSDVIIMLGSESISILKPNKPAFTVRTRAYSTTTLPSSESYINSYNELTVTLEDGR